Proteins encoded in a region of the Orcinus orca chromosome X, mOrcOrc1.1, whole genome shotgun sequence genome:
- the MID1IP1 gene encoding mid1-interacting protein 1, which produces MMQVCDTYNQKHSLFNAMNRFIGAVNNMDQTVMVPSLLRDVPLAEPGLDNGVGVEVGGSGGCLEERKPPAPGAGGGNGSFFAPSRDMYSHYVLLKSIRNDIEWGVLQQPPPAAGSEEGSAWKSKDILVDLSHLEGADAGEEDLEQQFHYHLRGLHTVLSKLTRKANILTNRYKQEIGFSNWGH; this is translated from the coding sequence ATGATGCAGGTTTGCGACACCTACAACCAGAAGCACTCGCTCTTTAACGCCATGAATCGCTTCATCGGCGCCGTGAACAACATGGACCAGACGGTGATGGTGCCCAGCCTGCTGCGCGACGTGCCACTGGCCGAGCCCGGGCTGGACAACGGCGTCGGCGTGGAGGTAGGCGGCAGTGGCGGCTGCCTGGAGGAGCGcaagccccccgcccccggcgcgGGCGGCGGCAACGGCAGCTTTTTCGCGCCCTCCCGGGACATGTACAGCCACTACGTGCTGCTCAAGTCCATCCGCAACGACATCGAGTGGGGGGTCCTGCAGCAGCCGCCGCCGGCGGCGGGGAGCGAGGAGGGGAGCGCCTGGAAGTCCAAGGACATCCTGGTGGACCTGAGCCACCTGGAGGGCGCGGACGCCGGCGAGGAGGACCTGGAACAGCAGTTCCACTACCACCTGCGCGGGTTGCACACTGTGCTCTCCAAACTCACGCGCAAAGCCAACATCCTCACTAATAGATACAAGCAGGAGATCGGCTTCAGCAATTGGGGGCACTGA